The Desulfobulbus propionicus DSM 2032 DNA segment GAGACTGGGCCCATGACGCCATCAGCGATGTCAGCTACTTCGGTACGCTGATGGTCCATACCGACCGCGCCGACGGCATGGTGTCCGGTGCGGTCCATACCACCCAGCATACGGTTCGTCCGGCCTTTCAGATCATCCGTACCCGCCCCGAAGTGTCGGTGGTCTCGAGCGTCTTCTTCATGTGCATGGAGACGCGGGTGCTGGTCTACGGTGACTGTGCGGTCAACCCCAACCCCAACAGCGAGGAACTGGCCGAAATCGCCATCCGCTCGGCAGAGACGGCCGCCATGTTCAACATCGAGCCGATCGTGGCCATGCTCTCCTATTCCAGCGGCTCTTCCGGCCAGGGCGAGGATGTGGAACGGGTGCGCGAGGCCGTTCACCTGGCCCGCGCGCGGAGGCCCGGGCTCAAGATCGATGGACCGATTCAGTACGATGCGGCCATCGATCTCTCGGTGGCCCAGGAGAAGATGCCGGAAAGCGAGGTGGCTGGCCGGGCGACCGTGTTCATTTTCCCGGATCTCAACACCGGCAACAACACCTACAAGGCAGTGCAGCGGTCCGCCGGGGCGGTGGCCATCGGCCCCATCCTCCAGGGGTTGAACAAGCCGGTCAATGACCTCAGCCGCGGCTGCCTGGTGTCCGATATCGTCAACACTGTGGCCATCACCGCCATTCAGGCCCAGGCCGTGAAAAAACAGGCCTGGTTACAATCAGCGCCAGCAGCGACCACGATCTGATGCGGCTGCCTCTGCCGCCTCTTGCCGCCACCCTTGTCGGGGCTGGGATCATCTCCTTTTCCGCGGTCTGGGTAAAGCTGGCCACGGTGACGCCACCGGTATCCGCCTTTTATCGGGTTTTCTTCGGCTTCCTGTTTCTGCTGGCGGCTTGTGCCCTGCGCAGCGACCTCCGATCGGTCAGTGGCCGCCATCTGGGCTTTGCCGTGCTCTGCGGCCTATTCTTCGCTTTGGATCTTTATTGTTGGCATGCGAGTATTCGGTATGTTGGGCCGGGCTTGGCAACCATGCTGGGGAATTTCCAGGTGTTCGTGCTCACCGCCTTTGGCCTGCTTTTTCTGGGAGAAAAGATCCATCCGCGCTTTGTGCTGGCTGTACCCGTTGCCGTGGTCGGCCTGAGCCTCATCGTCGGCGTCCAATGGGAGGAACTCAGCCCCTCGTACCGTGTCGGCATTGCCCTCGGCCTGATGACCGCAGTGTGGTACAGCGGCTTTCTCCTCATCCTGCGCAAACTGCAGGCCGAAGCGCCGGGTGTTTCCTTTTTCTTCAACCTGATGCTCATTTCCGGGGCCAGTGCGTTCTTTCTCGGCACGCACTTGGCATTCGTCGGCGAATCCCTTGCCATCCCCGACCGAACCAGCTGGCTGGCCCTACTGGCGCTGGGACTGCTCAGTCAGACCATTGGCTGGACGCTGATCGCCAATGCCCTGCCCGGGATGCGCACTTCGCTCGCCGGCCTGGTGCTCCTGTTCCAGCCGGCGCTTTCCTTTGTCTGGGATGTGACCCTGTTTGCCCGGCCGACCACCCTGGTCAACTGGATCGGCGTGGGCATCACCTTGTTTGCTATTTACCTGGGCATCCAGAGCAGCCGTGGTTGAATTTTCCTCGGGATGCTATTCCCCTCTCTTGTCTAACCTTTGCATGGAGCCATAACAATGACAGCAGAAAACGCAGACATGGCCGAGCTATTCGAACAGATTGGCGCGGTGCTTTCCGCCGCTGAACAGAACGACTTGGATACTGTATACGACCACCGCGCGGCCATTGTCTCGATGTACGCGCAAGCCATGGTCGAGTTTCACTTCGAGGAAAGCCAGCTCGATTGGCTCAACGATCTGCTCGACGCGGTAGAGAGAGACGATCTGGCCGCCTGCCGTCGTCTGCTTGCCCAGGAAGCGGATACCGACACAGTCTTTCTCGCCACCCAATTCGCCGCCGTCATGGCCGGATTTTTTCACCACGACGAATGCATGACCCTGATCCAGGCCATCGGCCTCCAGGCGCTGCTCAAGGGCATGCAGTCCGAGCCGGATAAGAGCTGAATCGACGGCAGGGGCCTGCCTCTAGCGGACCTCGCGACCGCGTCCGGAATCGCTGAGGTCGGCCAAGGCGCGGGGATAGGGGCGGAGAAAGACCTGAGCCAGCAGATACTGGTTGTCGAAGCGCAGGGCATGGGCCTCCAGCAGCCGGGTGACCGCCTGCAGGGGTAGCCGCTCGTCGCGGTATTCCTCGATCGAGTTGATCACATGCTGTTTTTCCGCGGACCCGAGATGTTCGGAGATCCAGCCAAAGGCATGAAAGAGGGTGTTGATCACCCCGGAGATGCGCAGCGGCGCATCCAGGATATGACGGAGTTCCTCGCGGTAGAGGTGGAAGACTTCGGCGGCCGGCCGTTTTTCGTGGTTGGCCACGATCTTGCCGGCCTGGCGAAAACGGCTCTGGTTGTAGGCGAGGAAAAGCAGCTTGTGGCTGGCATGGAAGGCGACCAGCGCGCCCATCTCCGGCCGCTCGTTTAAGCTGCGGAATCGCGCCAGGGTGAAGAGCTTGATCAGGAAGTGCTCGCGCAAGGAGAGGTTGGTCAGCCGCATTTCGTCCTCGATCGCGGCTCCGGCAAAGGTGTGCCGCACCTGTTCCCCGAACAGGCCGCCGGCTTTCTTGAGAAACTGCGGCTTGTCGATCCCCTGGTAGATCTTGGTATCATAAAGGCCGCAGCTCGGCGACTTGCTCTTGAGGATGGCGCCGTCGATCTGCGGATGCTCCTTGAAGATGGCGTCGATGGTGGCTTGCAACTGGGTGGTCACCTCCCGGCCGGTGGCGGGCTGATAGACCACCAGCCCCCCCTCCGACTGGCACAGGCGGATCGGCGCCCGGGGGATGCCCAGACCGCAGTCGGTTTCCGGGCAGACCGGGATTATCTCCACCTGGGTCTGCAACTGCTCGACAAAGGGATTCTTGAGGATGGCGCCATCATAACGGCAGGCGGCAAAGCCCAAACAACGACTGACCAGGACTGTGGGGCGGGGAAAGGTGTCGTTCATGGAATGTTCCCTCTATGAAGGTTGAGAAAAGCGGTCAGCAGCAGCCGGACAGGAGCTTGCGGCCCAACAGCCGGTTGATCCAGGCGGCGAGGATGGCCACGGCGCACCCGACTCCTGGGGTGACGGTGAGGGCCTGGACCGGGCAGTTGCGGGCGCAGGCCCCACACTCCATGCACAGATCCCTATCGCCAACCTTTAATTTTTCACCTTCCAGCGCGAAGATGCGGTGTGGACAGACCACGGTGCAGTTGCCGCAGCCAATGCAGCGATCAAAATCGACCTCTAGGGTCGCAGTGTCGTCGATGTAGCGATAGCCGTGCATGGGGCGTCTCCGTTCAATGCAAAAAGGGGCTGGCCAGCCAGAGCACCAGGGCGAGGCAGGTGGCCGCGAGCTGCACCGGCAACCCCCGGCGCATCTCGTACTCGACACCGCTGGGCGAGGTGAAGGGGGTGGAGCCGGTGAAATTCATCGCCAGGTAGGAGCTGAGGCTCAGCACCCAGGAGATCAGGGCAACCTGTTCCACTGCCGCCAGGCGGGCTGCGAGCAGCAGCCACGCTCCCAGTGCCGCCGGCAGTCCGGCCCATACGCCTTTGAGCCAGAACTGACGGCCGGGCAGCCAGGGCAGCAGCATGGGGGTGAGCACCGCCCCGCCAAGCATGCCCAACCCGGTGGCGGCGAGCAGTGCCTCGCCACGCTCCAAGGCCGCGGTAAGGGAAAAAATTGTCGGACTGATGCCGGAAAGGAGAAAGCCAAGGATCAGCATGGCCAGCAGGGGCTTGGCCAGGAGAAACAGCTCCACCGGAATCAGCACTGCCCGGTCCGCCAAGGGGAAGGTGACCTCACGCATGGCTTCGTCGCACCGGTTGCCCTGACCAAGATAGGCGGGCAGATCGGCGGCGCGGAC contains these protein-coding regions:
- a CDS encoding DMT family transporter, whose protein sequence is MRLPLPPLAATLVGAGIISFSAVWVKLATVTPPVSAFYRVFFGFLFLLAACALRSDLRSVSGRHLGFAVLCGLFFALDLYCWHASIRYVGPGLATMLGNFQVFVLTAFGLLFLGEKIHPRFVLAVPVAVVGLSLIVGVQWEELSPSYRVGIALGLMTAVWYSGFLLILRKLQAEAPGVSFFFNLMLISGASAFFLGTHLAFVGESLAIPDRTSWLALLALGLLSQTIGWTLIANALPGMRTSLAGLVLLFQPALSFVWDVTLFARPTTLVNWIGVGITLFAIYLGIQSSRG
- a CDS encoding YbgA family protein, with the protein product MNDTFPRPTVLVSRCLGFAACRYDGAILKNPFVEQLQTQVEIIPVCPETDCGLGIPRAPIRLCQSEGGLVVYQPATGREVTTQLQATIDAIFKEHPQIDGAILKSKSPSCGLYDTKIYQGIDKPQFLKKAGGLFGEQVRHTFAGAAIEDEMRLTNLSLREHFLIKLFTLARFRSLNERPEMGALVAFHASHKLLFLAYNQSRFRQAGKIVANHEKRPAAEVFHLYREELRHILDAPLRISGVINTLFHAFGWISEHLGSAEKQHVINSIEEYRDERLPLQAVTRLLEAHALRFDNQYLLAQVFLRPYPRALADLSDSGRGREVR
- the hgcB gene encoding mercury methylation ferredoxin HgcB; protein product: MHGYRYIDDTATLEVDFDRCIGCGNCTVVCPHRIFALEGEKLKVGDRDLCMECGACARNCPVQALTVTPGVGCAVAILAAWINRLLGRKLLSGCC